In Methylotenera versatilis 79, the DNA window TATTATAAATGCTGGCAGTAACGTGACAAAATTATCACGCTAAAAAATTAGTTAAGTATTAGCCGCTACTTAAAACGATGCAATATATAGTCCTTTTATATAGTCTTGTCATATTAATGTCATATTTATTTTTAATAATTTCAATCCTATCATTCACAAATCGTCGAGGAAGAATTAAAAAACTCTATATGCCTACAAATTTTAAAATTCAGTTAGCGCTAGTTTTATTTTCTACTATCAGTCATGCCAATGCTGCGCATTTAAATAAATTCGCAGACAACACATCTACCAATAACAACAATACTACTCAAAACACGCCTAAAGATGAGCCTGTAGTTGCTCAGAACAACGTTTCAAGCCAACCAGGTTTTGACTTCCTAAATTCTGACGCACCATTCAAATACGGTTTTAATATAGGTGATCAGCCAGTCAATATTCAATTTTACGGCATTATCGATATTGCCCTCGCTAACGCTAACCACTCTCTGCCAGCCAATTACGAGCTGCCTAATAATTTATATCCCTACTCTGGCGCTAAAGTTAATCCGGCAGTTAAATCTCGTACCAAATGGATTAATGGCGGCCTACAAGATTCAAGGTTTGGTTTAAAAGGTGATGTTGGTCAATTTAAAGTAATGGATGAATCATTTAAATTTGTCTATCAGTTTGAGGGTGGCTTTAACCCGATTGATTTTAAACTTAATAATGCAGCAGAAACCGTTGCAGACAACTCTGGCACACACGCAAATTCAAGCCTCAACTCTGATTCTTCTTTAAACGGAGAGTTTTTTGCGCGCCAAGCATGGGCAGGCGTCGATGGCGGCAAACTAGGTCGATTAACCTACGGTACGCAATACAATCCGTTCTTCGAAATTTTTGCAGCTTATGATCCGAATAACAAAGCCGATACTTTCTCACCATTTGGTGAAAGTGGCACAGTTGGCGGTGGTGGTGGTATTTCTGAAAATGCACGCATGAAAAACTCCATTAAATATGCCAACACTTTTGATACAGGTGAACATGCAAAAGTGAATTACGCCTTAATGTATGAGTTTGGTAATGCTGCTGGCAGCGCACATGGTGATGGCCTAACCGCACAATTAGGTTACGAAAATAGCTTATTTGGAATTCAATTTGCTTATGACAAATTCACCGATAGCGTTAAAGTTGCTACCGCTGGAATCGGAAATCCTTTGGCGAATGACACTATTTCAGCATCACTTTACAATACCGATGCCACTGTCGTTACACTCAAATGGACGCCGACCAAAGATTTAAAGATTTCTGGCGGCTGGGAACACTATCAACTCAAACCTTCCTCTGATAGTTCACTGACATACTCATCGATATTCGACCAAACTTTATTTGGTGGCGTGGCAAACTCTGCTTTAAAACCAGGTTACAAACAAGATAATGATGTTTATTTTATTGGTGCTAACTTTGATTTTTCTCAGCGTATGCCAGCGCTTACTGGCTTAACATCCTCTATAGGCTTTTACGATACCAAGTTTGACGCGATTGATGGGCCGACAACTTCAACCAACTCACAAGGCAATATAGATACTTGGACCATGGTGACAGATTACAAATTTAACAAACGTTTTGATACCTATTTTGCATATACCACCAACCATTTTACTGGCGATAAATACCCAAGCGCTACTAACTATGCCAACGTTAGTACAGTGGGTACAGGTTTACGCATGAGATTTTAAAAACACTTGATATTATTAGCCGTACAAAAAAGCCCGTATTAAAACGGGCTTTTTTACTATATGAATTAGGTATCTTAAATAAGTTAATCATGATCACCCACATCGAGAGTGTAAAGAGTGAACCTAAATTGAATTACGGCTAGGCTTAGTGTTATGAATTATCGAAGCTTATTCATAACACTAAGAAAAAAGGGCTTAACAGTTAAGTTAAACCCTTTTTAAATACTGGTGGCCGGGGACAGAATCGAACTGTCGACACGCGGATTTTCAATTTTAAATAGACTTACATTATTTACTGTATTGGTTCGCCCTCGCTCTCGAATAATCGCCAAAGTAAAATAAAATTGTCACATTCAATAATTAATATTAAATTTATTTCTACAAAATTCGAAAATTTTTTCGCAATTATTTAC includes these proteins:
- a CDS encoding porin, whose product is MPTNFKIQLALVLFSTISHANAAHLNKFADNTSTNNNNTTQNTPKDEPVVAQNNVSSQPGFDFLNSDAPFKYGFNIGDQPVNIQFYGIIDIALANANHSLPANYELPNNLYPYSGAKVNPAVKSRTKWINGGLQDSRFGLKGDVGQFKVMDESFKFVYQFEGGFNPIDFKLNNAAETVADNSGTHANSSLNSDSSLNGEFFARQAWAGVDGGKLGRLTYGTQYNPFFEIFAAYDPNNKADTFSPFGESGTVGGGGGISENARMKNSIKYANTFDTGEHAKVNYALMYEFGNAAGSAHGDGLTAQLGYENSLFGIQFAYDKFTDSVKVATAGIGNPLANDTISASLYNTDATVVTLKWTPTKDLKISGGWEHYQLKPSSDSSLTYSSIFDQTLFGGVANSALKPGYKQDNDVYFIGANFDFSQRMPALTGLTSSIGFYDTKFDAIDGPTTSTNSQGNIDTWTMVTDYKFNKRFDTYFAYTTNHFTGDKYPSATNYANVSTVGTGLRMRF